One Maribacter sp. HTCC2170 genomic window, TAAATGATTTCTAAAAATAGAAAGGTTCCCTATGTGTGCATATTGGTAAAAGGAAATTGTTAAACGTTCTTGTCCCGCTTGTTCAATAAGAGATTCCCTTTCCTTTGCACTTAATGTATTGTACAGTTGCATGCTATACCAATCGTTTAAGTTAAAGAATAGTTTAAACGACAAAGATAGAATAATCCTAAGTTATTTTGGTGGTTATAATCTTCACCGGGCAAGCCAACTGTGCCTGTAAACAAGGTTCGTAAGTACTATGGTCATGGGATTTGATGGTAAAAAACCCTTTCTTTTCTGTAGATTTCAACAAAACGGTCTTTCCATCTTTTTTGGACATTTGAAATTGTTCGGGTGCCAGTTCAACACAATAATTGCACCCAATACATTTTTTACGTTGTAGCGTAACAACTACCATTATTCTTGGACTATTTTATACAATTTATCAGAAGGGCGGACCTTAAACCCTGTAGGGATTGTACAATTATGGCCTTTTTTTACTTGGTCAGCTATGACATCGTCAACCATCATTTCTTTTAGTTCCAATTCTTCAACCCCAGTTGTAGGACCCGTGATCAGCAACTTGTCCCCGACTTTTATATCAAAAGCTTCAATTTTGAATTCAGCGATACCAGGCCTTGGATAATAATGAATTCCCTTACCAACATACAATTTCTTTTGAGTGGCATGAGAACCAGAACCGTCACTCCATTCTCCAAGTTTTTGACCCAAGTAATAACCGCTCCAAAACCCCCTATTATACACTTTTTCAAGCTCAACCATCCAATCTTCTATCTTTTCTTTGGAGTAGGTATTATTTTCATGGGAATCTATAGCATCTCTATATGTTTTTATAACGGTAGCTACATATTCAGGTGCCCTACCTCTACCTTCAATCTTCAAAACTTTTACACCTGCTTCAATTATTTGATCCAAAAAATCAATTGTACACAGGTCTTTCGGTGACATCATATATTCATTGTCCAACTCAATCTCAAAACCACTTTCCTGATCAATAACTGTGTATTTCTTGCGGCAGTTCTGCTTGCAAGCACCTCTATTTGCCGATGAATTATGGGAGTGTAGACTTAGGTAACATTTCCCAGACACAGCCATACACAAAGCCCCGTGTCCAAAAATCTCAACTTCAATTAGATTGCCAGAAGGCCCTTTTACCTCTTCCTTTTGTATTTGATTACAAATGTTTTTGATCTGTCGTAAACTTAACTCGCGACTCAAAACCACTGTATCTGCAAATAAGGAGTAAAACTTTACAGCTTCAATATTGGTGATGTTGATTTGGGTTGAAATATGGACTTCCAAATTTATTTGCCTAGCATAGGCAATCACAGCTTGATCCATGGCTATCACCGCCGTAATATTGGCTTTTTTGGCCAAATTCAGAATGGTTTTTATTACTGAAAGGTCATGGTCATATATAATCGTGTTAAGGGTAAGATAGGTCCTAATATTCTTTTTAATACATCGGCTTGCAATCTCGGGCAAATCCTCCAAAGTAAAATTAATACTTGCCCTGGCGCGCATATTCAGCTGTTCAACACCAAAGTAAACCGAATCAGCACCATTTTCAATAGCTGCTTGCAAGGATTCAAAATTCCCGGCCGGCGCCATCAATTCAATTTTTCCACTTGTTGTCATACCTGCAAGGTCTTTGATTTTGGACCGCAAAGATACGTTTTATAAGAAAATTAATAAGTAAGCCCAATATCTTGTGTATTGTAACTCTAAAATCTGAATGTATTGCATAAAAAAGAGTCTTGAAATTTCAAGACTCTTAATTGGCCACTCCATTTTTTCTTTTTCATAGCATTCTTAAAATGCAAAAGGGAAATGACCACCGTTGACCATTGTCCTGAGACAAATGGTTTATATATAGAGTTAGTATATACAGTTTTTAGTAAGATGTACTTTTTGCAAAAAGGTTGCGTCATAAAAAAATACAGCACCTAAAAACTGTGTATAAAATAATTTGGGGCAATGGTTTTATGAAAAAAGAATTGGTAAATTAGCGTTCCTAATTTTATACGAAATGAGTTCTGAAAAAGAAGCAAAATTAAAAGCATTAAAACTAACCCTTGATAAATTGGACAAGACTTACGGCAAAGGTGCCGTAATGAAAATGGGAGATAGTGTTGTAGAAGATGTTGAAGTAATCCCATCTGGTTCTCTAGGTCTTGATATTGCCCTCGGTGTTGGTGGTTACCCACGCGGCAGGGTTATTGAAATTTATGGTCCCGAATCTTCTGGTAAGACGACCTTAACACTACATGCGATTGCAGAAGCACAAAAAAATGGTGGAATAGCAGCTTTTATTGATGCGGAACATGCTTTTGATCGTTTTTATGCCGAAAAATTAGGTATTGATATTGACAACCTCATTATTTCGCAACCAGACAATGGTGAACAGGCCTTGGAAATTGCTGATAATTTAATCCGTTCAGGAGCAATTGATATCGTAGTGGTCGATTCTGTTGCCGCCTTAACTCCAAAGAGCGAGATTGAAGGTGAAATGGGAGACTCAAAAATGGGGCTGCATGCAAGACTAATGTCACAAGCCTTAAGAAAATTGACAGGGTCAATCAGTAAAACCCATTGCACAGTTATATTTATCAACCAGTTAAGAGAAAAAATTGGGGTTATGTTCGGTAATCCAGAAACTACAACAGGTGGTAATGCTCTTAAATTCTATGCCTCCGTTCGTTTGGATATTCGTCGTTCAACACAAATCAAAGATACAGACGGTGCCGTGCGAGGAAACAAAACAAGAGTAAAAGTTGTTAAAAACAAAGTTGCCCCGCCCTTTAGATTAGCCGAGTTCGATATCATGTATGGTGAAGGTATTTCTAAGGTTGGTGAAATCATAGATTTAGGTGTTGAATATGAAATCATAAAGAAAAGTGGTTCTTGGTTCAGTTATGGTGATACTAAACTTGGTCAAGGTAGAGATGCTGTAAAAGCGTTACTAAATGATAATCCAGAATTATATGAAGAACTTGATGTAAAAATTCGTGAGGCCATTACAACAGTAAAATAGGATTCAATCATTAAATAGTATAAGGCACCTTTACGGTGCCTTTTTTTGTCCTAATTTTTTGTAGCTCGAAGGAGAATTTCTTGAGCTGAACAACTTTTCTTGTACCTTAACGACAATAAACGCAACCATAGTCAAATAGTTTCATCTTAGAAATAAATTATCAGCTTATGAAAAGGATGTTTTTGGCACTATGTGCCCTAGCGGTATCCCTAACCTTTAGTTCTTGCGATTTAGAAGATGATGGCCCAAATTTTCATTTTGTTCCATTACAAATAGAAAGTGTTGAAATGCCTGAATCGTTTGACCTCGAAGAAACGTATGAAATCAAGGTTACATATATTCTTCCTGATGGGTGTACTTATTATGAAGGTTTTGATGTGTTTAAGGATGATTTGACCACAAGACAAGTAGTGGCAATCGGCTCACAACGCACTGATGACGAGGCATGCACACAGGCAATTCGTGAAGAAATGGCATCATTCGATTTCATAGTGCTTCATAACCAAACATATTTATTCAAATTTTATCAGGGTGAAGATGCAGATGGTAACCGACAATATTTAGAGGTTGAAGTTCCTGTGAACTAAACCTACACCATAACCTAACCAATATTTTGAGTCTGGAAGAACTCATAGATAAATGTAAAAAGGGCGATAGAAAGGCGCAGGAGCAGTTATATAGGAAGTTTTCCCATATACTGTTCGGTATCTGTCTCAAGTATTCGCGCAATAAAACGGAGGCCGAAGATAGTCTCCATGATAGTTTCATGACCATTTTTGAGAAAATTGGACAGTATAAATCAAAAGGTTCTTTTGAAGGTTGGATCAAAAGGATCACTGTAAACACAGTATTACAGAAATATAGAAAAGAAGAATACTTAAAGGTAGTTACAGACAATGTGGAAGGGGAGGAAGAAATTGAAACGGAACATACTGATGTTGGTCTCCAAACACTGCTAAAATATATTCAGGAACTCCCAAATAAATATAGAATGACCTTTAACTTATACGTATTGGACGGTTATTCGCATAAAGAAATAAGTGCAATGTTGGGAACGTCAACTGGAACGTCAAAATCAAATCTTGCTAGAGCAAGAATGATATTAAAAGAGAAAATCGAAAACAAAACAAACAAGGCAATCATTGGAATTTTAATCATTGCGTTGGGTATAAACTTGTGAGCCAATATTTAGTTCACATCAGAATCAAAAAAATGAACCTTGCTTAACAAATAGCAAAATGAGTAAAAAGAACCTGGACAAAATATTCCAAGAGAAATTCTCGGAGTTTTCAGACATCCCTACAGAAAAAGTCTGGAAATCTATTGAGGCCTCTTTGAATAAAAAGAAGAAAACCCGCATGGTTATCCCCTTTTGGTGGAAACTAGGTGGTATTGCCGCAGCTCTGGCAATTGGATTATTTCTCATTAATCCTTTCAAGAATGGCGAAAACGGGACCAATACAATCATTACGGATGTAGAAACCCTGAATGAAAAACAAGGGATTAATCAATCGGCAACCTCTGAACAGAAAGAAGTTGTTGAAACCACGAAATCTGATAGTGGGACTTTAGAAGAATTAAACAAGGGCCCAAAGGAAAGATCAAACATCGAGAAAACGGTTGATACCAACATCAGTTTGGCAGAAAACGACAAACCTGTAAATACTGAACAGAAGCAAAACATTACCAAAACAGGAATTGCAATAACAAAAAGTGAAGTTACGGTTGAGAAAAGGAACGATATTGTTAATGATGTTATTTCCAATAAAAAAGAGACCGAAATTGCTGCCAATCAATCCAAGGATCCCAATAAAAAAATAGCCGAGGGCATTTCAGTCATTACAACTGAAAGTGAAACAGGGACCAAAGATTTAAACGAGCGGAATATAATTACTGAAGTAGCCGAAGAGAAAACCGACAATCTCAAACAAGAAATTGAAGAAGGTAAAAAATCAATTTTTGATGAGATTGAGGAACAGAAGAAAGAGGAAATTGTGGCAGAGGCTACAAAAAGCAGATGGTCTGCTGGTCCTAGCATAGCACCTGTTTACTTTGACGCCATTGGTGAGGGTTCCCCTGTCCATTCAATATTTGTCCCTAATTCAAAATCGGGCGATATTAATCTTAGTTATGGACTTGCCGTCTCTTATGAAATAAACAAAAAGCTATTAATAAAAACTGGGGTTCATAAAGTTGATTATGGTTATAACACAAATGATATTGAGTTTTCATCATCATTGGAGGCTTTGGGGGGTGGCCAAATTGACAATATTGATTATAGTCTTGCTTCAAGAAATATTGTAGTTGAAAGTAAGGTAAATGGACGAAACTCCTTTGCAGAAAATGCTGCATTGGATGCTGCTGCACAAGATCCATCCTTATTGGGAGTAATGGCACAACAGTTTGGGTATTTAGAAATTCCATTGGAACTCAATTATTCCCTAGTTGATTCTAAGTTTGGTGTTAATCTTATCGGTGGTGTTAGTTCTTTGTTCTTGATTGATAATTCGGTTACACTCACCTCAGGTGAATTGGTTACCAAAATGGGCGAAGCCAACAATGTAAACGATGTGAACTTTAGTACCAATGTTGGTTTTGGCCTAAATTATAAATTCTCTCCTAAAGTACAGATGAATATTGAACCCGTCTTCAAATATCAATTGAACACATTTTCTGGTACTTCGGGCGATTTCAGACCTTTTACCATTGGTGTTTATAGTGGGCTGAATTTTAAGTTTTAAAAAAAGTTGGTTAGGTAGGTCATTGTTGGTCACAATGACACCCAAAGCCCTGTCGATCTCTCGGCAGGGCTTTGTTTGTTGTTTTAATTCTATATTAGACAATCAAACAAATTTAAAGAGATAGATGCTACTAATAAAAACAGACAGAATTATTGTCCAACGAGCAGTATTAAGTGATGCCCCTTTTATTTTTGAATTGTTGAATAGCCCTACATGGCTAGAATTTATAGGAGACAGGGGTATTTCAAACTTAAAAAAAGCCGAAAGGTATATTCAAGAAAGTTTAATAGATTCCCTTGATAAAAACGGTTATGGATTGTTAAAGGTCTGTTTGAAATTAAATGAAACGCCCATCGGACTTTGTGGTTTTTTAAAACGAGACTATTTAGAAAGTGTTGACATTGGCTACGCAATTCTTCCTGCATTTGAAGGTAAGGGATATGCCCATGAGGCAGCCCAAGCTGTAATAGACTATGGTCAAAAAGAATTGGGTTTGAGTCCAATCCTGGCCATTACCTCTCAAAAAAACAAAAAATCGCAGAATCTGTTGTCCAAAATTGGTTTGAATAAAAAGGGTTTAATCAAAATTGACGGAGATATAAAAGAGGCGTTGCTATACTCAACCTGAAACAATTACGAGTTAGTGATAAGTTCATTTAAAATGATATTTCGTACCTCTTCCCTTAAAGTGGACTTGTCCTCATCTTCTAAAATTCCTGTTTCAAAAAAAGAATGCACTTTGGCCCTAATCATTCCCGGGCCTCCACTTAAAAATGTAAATGAAAAACGTTTTTTGTTGTCATAAAATGTCATCGGCACTACTGGTATATTATGCGCAATGGCCATTTTAAAAGCACCATCTTTAAAAGAATCCAATAATATTTCTTCCTCAGGCACCCCTCCCTCGGGAAAAATACAAATACTCAAACCTTGGTCCAATCTTCGTTGTGCCCTTCTGTATACACCTGTCCTACTCCTGCTATCTTCTCTGTCGACCATGATACAAACACGTTTATAGAAAAACCCAAAAAGTGGAATTTTTACAAGCTCTTTCTTTCCGACAAAAACAAAAGGGTTTCTACTAATACGGAGCATTAACATAATGTCCAACATACTGGTATGATTGGCAACCAACATATAACTCTTGCCACTTACAAGCTTCTCTTTCCTGATAATTCTTTGGGGACAGCCCATTCCCAACAAAATTGGTCTGGCCCACAAATTCCTGGCCAACCAGAAAAATTGGGGATACCATTTTTCAGACAAGGTTGAAACCACCAAAAACGGAAAGAAAAGGATTATGGGCAATGTGACCATTACATAAAACCAAATTCGGTATAAAATATGTCCTATGTTACGTACAAATTTCGGCATTGATCAAAAATAACAATTTGATGTTGTTATTTATGATTTGTTTTACCTTTGTGCTTCCTTGAAACCAAACCAATGGCAAGAATACTAACAGGCATACAGAGTACAGGGGTTCCCCACTTAGGAAACATCTTGGGTGCAATTGCACCGGCGATACAAATGGCTAAGAATCCCAAAAACGAATCATTTCTGTTTATAGCGGATATGCATTCGTTGACCCAAATTAAAAATGGGGAGGAACTAAGACAAAACACTTATGCAACTGCTGCTACATGGCTTGCTTTTGGGTTGGATATAGATAAAACTGTCTTTTACAGGCAAAGTGATGTTCCTCAAGTAACCGAACTAGCTTGGTATCTCAGTTGTTTTTTTCCGTATCAACGTTTAACTCTCGCACATTCTTTTAAAGACAAAGCAGATAGGCTTGAAGATGTAAATGCAGGATTGTTTACTTACCCGATGTTAATGGCTGCTGATATTTTATTGTACGATGCCAATATTGTCCCTGTGGGCAAAGACCAGTTGCAACATATTGAAATGACACGAGATGTAGCTTCTAGATTTCATGCCCAACTGGGAGAAGTATTTGTGGTTCCTGAAGGAAAAGTTCATGAAGAAACTATGTACATTCCTGGAACCGATGGCCAAAAGATGAGTAAAAGCAAAGGGAACCTTATCAATATCTTTCAGCCGGACAAAAAATTACGAAAGCAGATAATGGGCATAAAAACGGACAGTACGCCAATGGAGGATCCAAAAAATCCTGAAACGGATAATGTCTTCGCGCTTTACAAGATTCTTGCGTCTCCTGAACAAATTGCTGAAATGAGATCCAATTACAAAGGTGGAAACTACGGATACGGTCATGCAAAACAGGCATTGTATGAAGTGCTTTTGGAAAAGTTTGGTTCGGCACGCGAAAAATTCGATTACTATATGACTAATCTTGATGAGGTTGATCATGCCCTTGAAATCGGGGCTGAAAAAGCCAAAAAAGTGGCAAATGAAGTTCTCCAGAGGGTTAGGGGCAAGGTTGGTTATTAATTTTTGGTCAAGGGCTTGAAATTGTATGATTTTTGATACAATTTTTGTATATTTTCTTTGCAAGTGAAGATGCGAAGTGGATGCATATTGATCTTAACTCTATTACCGCCCGTAAAACCTTTTTCAATTAATGAAAAATCCAACCACAACCATTCAATGTCTTATTTTTTTTCTTTTACTAGGGTGCTTTGTCAATAGCCAGAATCCAGAAACATTGATACTATCCGATAAGATCAATGGGCTGATTTTAAAGGAGTTGGATTCCAGTGTTACACAATACAGTTATCATAATCCTGTAGAAAAAATGTATCTCCATACAGACAGGGATTTTTTCTCTTCTGGGGAAAATCTATGGTATAAAGCTTATACCGTTCTAGGAGAGCGCCACCTATTTTCATTGGCCAGTAAGGTCCTTCACGTTGACCTCATTGGTCCTGATACTCAAATCTTGGTTTCTCAAACACACGAACTTGTTGATGGCAAGGCCATTGGTTCCATAGCACTTCCCAAGGATTTCATTTCAGGGAATTACCAACTACGAGGCTATACCAATTGGATGCGGAATTTTGACGATAATTTCTTTTTCACAAAAACGATAAAGGTGGTCGGTGCAACAGATATGCATCTTCCGCCCCAGAGTATTTCGGATTCAATGGACCTACAGTTCTTCCCGGAAGGAGGACATTCTGTGTTAGGCCTTATGGGGCAGGTGGCCTTTAAAGCCATTGGGAGTGATGGGCTGGACAGAAAAATTCGGGGTTATATCAAGGATTCGAAAGGAAAGCCTGTGGCGCATTTAGGCACCATTACAAGAGGAAGTGGCTTTTTCTATCTTAAGCCTGAGATAGGTGAAAACTATACTGCTATCTTGGACAATGGCTCGGAGTATCCACTTCCCAAAATTATGAATCAGGGTTATAGCATGACCATAAATAATACGGGCAAAAAGAACATCAAAATAAAAATACAGGCTACAGAATTTTTAAGGAAAGTACCTTTTTATATCCTAGGGATTATAAATAACACAACATATTTTCAAGGTGCGTTTGATTTTGATAGTAAGAAATCAGTTAGCTTTGAGATTCCAAAAAATGGAATTCCAAGTGGTGTAATGGCCCTCACCCTTTTTGATCAGAACAAGAAGCCTTGGTGCGAAAGGGTGGTGTTTATCAACAATCAGAAAGAGTTGGTGATAAATGCAAAAATAAGCCCGGAAAAGCCCTTAAAAAGAAGTGAAATCACAGTTGATGTAAATGTCACCAACAATGATGGAGAACCAGTCTCTACAGAACTTTCCTTGGCCATAACCGATGCGGGTCAAGTCATAAAAAATCCTAATTCAGGAAATATATTGACTCACCTTTTATTACAGTCCGATATCAAAGGTCATATAAGCAATCCAGGACTTCTTTTTCAGAATCAAAATAGATTAACATTACATGCCATGGATTTGGTAATGCTAACCCATGGCTGGCGAAAATTTCCGTGGCTAGATCTTCATGAAGGCACCACCCTCCCCTCCAAGGAATTCGACTTCACAAAAGGACTTACCATATCGGGCCAGGCCAGAAGCAAATTTGATAAACTTTTTAAAAATGTAGATCTTAATGTAATTGCCAAATCTGGTGATTTTGTGGGTATGTTCTCCACTAAAACAGGACGGGATGGAAAATTCATAATACCTGATTTTAATTTTAGTGACACTACGCGAATTGTTTTCAATGCGCTTAGTTCCACAAAAAAACCCATGAATGTAAAAGTGGTCTTGGACACCAACATTATAACAGTGCCTTTGTCTCATTTTAAAAGTATGCCTACAGTCAAGGATATAGAAGCGACTAATGAATACTCCAATTTTTCGGCAACACGAAAAAATATGCGCCTTTTGTACGATTATAATAAAACCACTGAGCTTGACGAGGTCGTAGTTACAAAAAGAATTGCAAAAAGGATAGACCCTTCAATGCCCTCCACCCTCGGTCAGACCCCAGATGCGACCTTACGAACAAAAGACACGCGTGAAACAGGTCTAAGCTTAATGGACTTCGTTGCAAGATTCGCAGGTGTAACAGTTTATGGATCATTTCCATACATTGCCGTAAGTATACGTGGGCGTGGTGCTCCGTTATGGGTACTCAATGGTATTCCAGTCAGTAACGATATTGGAAGTTTAAGACCAAGTGTACCTGCGCAAATTGCTTCAATGGATATCTCCAATGTAGAAAGGGTAGAACTTCTTAAAGGACCATCCGCGGTTATTTGGGGTTCGAGGGGTGCCAATGGGGTCTTCCTTGTTTATACAAAAAGAGGTGGTGGAAGTGAACTTGTACTCTCCCCAGAATTTGATATTATGGGGCATGCAAAAGAAAGAG contains:
- the trpS gene encoding tryptophan--tRNA ligase produces the protein MARILTGIQSTGVPHLGNILGAIAPAIQMAKNPKNESFLFIADMHSLTQIKNGEELRQNTYATAATWLAFGLDIDKTVFYRQSDVPQVTELAWYLSCFFPYQRLTLAHSFKDKADRLEDVNAGLFTYPMLMAADILLYDANIVPVGKDQLQHIEMTRDVASRFHAQLGEVFVVPEGKVHEETMYIPGTDGQKMSKSKGNLINIFQPDKKLRKQIMGIKTDSTPMEDPKNPETDNVFALYKILASPEQIAEMRSNYKGGNYGYGHAKQALYEVLLEKFGSAREKFDYYMTNLDEVDHALEIGAEKAKKVANEVLQRVRGKVGY
- a CDS encoding lysophospholipid acyltransferase family protein; this encodes MPKFVRNIGHILYRIWFYVMVTLPIILFFPFLVVSTLSEKWYPQFFWLARNLWARPILLGMGCPQRIIRKEKLVSGKSYMLVANHTSMLDIMLMLRISRNPFVFVGKKELVKIPLFGFFYKRVCIMVDREDSRSRTGVYRRAQRRLDQGLSICIFPEGGVPEEEILLDSFKDGAFKMAIAHNIPVVPMTFYDNKKRFSFTFLSGGPGMIRAKVHSFFETGILEDEDKSTLREEVRNIILNELITNS
- a CDS encoding ferredoxin, encoding MVVVTLQRKKCIGCNYCVELAPEQFQMSKKDGKTVLLKSTEKKGFFTIKSHDHSTYEPCLQAQLACPVKIITTKIT
- the recA gene encoding recombinase RecA, with the translated sequence MSSEKEAKLKALKLTLDKLDKTYGKGAVMKMGDSVVEDVEVIPSGSLGLDIALGVGGYPRGRVIEIYGPESSGKTTLTLHAIAEAQKNGGIAAFIDAEHAFDRFYAEKLGIDIDNLIISQPDNGEQALEIADNLIRSGAIDIVVVDSVAALTPKSEIEGEMGDSKMGLHARLMSQALRKLTGSISKTHCTVIFINQLREKIGVMFGNPETTTGGNALKFYASVRLDIRRSTQIKDTDGAVRGNKTRVKVVKNKVAPPFRLAEFDIMYGEGISKVGEIIDLGVEYEIIKKSGSWFSYGDTKLGQGRDAVKALLNDNPELYEELDVKIREAITTVK
- a CDS encoding peptidase U32 family protein, encoding MTTSGKIELMAPAGNFESLQAAIENGADSVYFGVEQLNMRARASINFTLEDLPEIASRCIKKNIRTYLTLNTIIYDHDLSVIKTILNLAKKANITAVIAMDQAVIAYARQINLEVHISTQINITNIEAVKFYSLFADTVVLSRELSLRQIKNICNQIQKEEVKGPSGNLIEVEIFGHGALCMAVSGKCYLSLHSHNSSANRGACKQNCRKKYTVIDQESGFEIELDNEYMMSPKDLCTIDFLDQIIEAGVKVLKIEGRGRAPEYVATVIKTYRDAIDSHENNTYSKEKIEDWMVELEKVYNRGFWSGYYLGQKLGEWSDGSGSHATQKKLYVGKGIHYYPRPGIAEFKIEAFDIKVGDKLLITGPTTGVEELELKEMMVDDVIADQVKKGHNCTIPTGFKVRPSDKLYKIVQE
- a CDS encoding outer membrane beta-barrel protein, giving the protein MSKKNLDKIFQEKFSEFSDIPTEKVWKSIEASLNKKKKTRMVIPFWWKLGGIAAALAIGLFLINPFKNGENGTNTIITDVETLNEKQGINQSATSEQKEVVETTKSDSGTLEELNKGPKERSNIEKTVDTNISLAENDKPVNTEQKQNITKTGIAITKSEVTVEKRNDIVNDVISNKKETEIAANQSKDPNKKIAEGISVITTESETGTKDLNERNIITEVAEEKTDNLKQEIEEGKKSIFDEIEEQKKEEIVAEATKSRWSAGPSIAPVYFDAIGEGSPVHSIFVPNSKSGDINLSYGLAVSYEINKKLLIKTGVHKVDYGYNTNDIEFSSSLEALGGGQIDNIDYSLASRNIVVESKVNGRNSFAENAALDAAAQDPSLLGVMAQQFGYLEIPLELNYSLVDSKFGVNLIGGVSSLFLIDNSVTLTSGELVTKMGEANNVNDVNFSTNVGFGLNYKFSPKVQMNIEPVFKYQLNTFSGTSGDFRPFTIGVYSGLNFKF
- a CDS encoding RNA polymerase sigma factor, whose product is MSLEELIDKCKKGDRKAQEQLYRKFSHILFGICLKYSRNKTEAEDSLHDSFMTIFEKIGQYKSKGSFEGWIKRITVNTVLQKYRKEEYLKVVTDNVEGEEEIETEHTDVGLQTLLKYIQELPNKYRMTFNLYVLDGYSHKEISAMLGTSTGTSKSNLARARMILKEKIENKTNKAIIGILIIALGINL
- a CDS encoding TonB-dependent receptor, with translation MKNPTTTIQCLIFFLLLGCFVNSQNPETLILSDKINGLILKELDSSVTQYSYHNPVEKMYLHTDRDFFSSGENLWYKAYTVLGERHLFSLASKVLHVDLIGPDTQILVSQTHELVDGKAIGSIALPKDFISGNYQLRGYTNWMRNFDDNFFFTKTIKVVGATDMHLPPQSISDSMDLQFFPEGGHSVLGLMGQVAFKAIGSDGLDRKIRGYIKDSKGKPVAHLGTITRGSGFFYLKPEIGENYTAILDNGSEYPLPKIMNQGYSMTINNTGKKNIKIKIQATEFLRKVPFYILGIINNTTYFQGAFDFDSKKSVSFEIPKNGIPSGVMALTLFDQNKKPWCERVVFINNQKELVINAKISPEKPLKRSEITVDVNVTNNDGEPVSTELSLAITDAGQVIKNPNSGNILTHLLLQSDIKGHISNPGLLFQNQNRLTLHAMDLVMLTHGWRKFPWLDLHEGTTLPSKEFDFTKGLTISGQARSKFDKLFKNVDLNVIAKSGDFVGMFSTKTGRDGKFIIPDFNFSDTTRIVFNALSSTKKPMNVKVVLDTNIITVPLSHFKSMPTVKDIEATNEYSNFSATRKNMRLLYDYNKTTELDEVVVTKRIAKRIDPSMPSTLGQTPDATLRTKDTRETGLSLMDFVARFAGVTVYGSFPYIAVSIRGRGAPLWVLNGIPVSNDIGSLRPSVPAQIASMDISNVERVELLKGPSAVIWGSRGANGVFLVYTKRGGGSELVLSPEFDIMGHAKEREFYSPNYSVKLDRHSLPDHRATLYWNPSFTTNESGNASLKFFNSDNARQFQVAIEGLSNQGTPGAYLNSFNEVEEKP
- a CDS encoding GNAT family N-acetyltransferase is translated as MLLIKTDRIIVQRAVLSDAPFIFELLNSPTWLEFIGDRGISNLKKAERYIQESLIDSLDKNGYGLLKVCLKLNETPIGLCGFLKRDYLESVDIGYAILPAFEGKGYAHEAAQAVIDYGQKELGLSPILAITSQKNKKSQNLLSKIGLNKKGLIKIDGDIKEALLYST